The Oncorhynchus gorbuscha isolate QuinsamMale2020 ecotype Even-year linkage group LG04, OgorEven_v1.0, whole genome shotgun sequence genome includes the window ATGTAGTCAGTAGAACCAAAACAACCactggtctctctcccccccattgTGTAACACTGCCATCATCTGGCTTCTTGGTTACAGTACAAATAGTAGCGATCCCTTTTCAATACATGTGCTCAGAGAACATTTTAAAGGAGGAGTGTGTTCTCACGTGTCCGTTTAGTTCAGTAGTACATTGAGTCTTTAGGGTCAGGGTAAATCAACACAGCAGATACTAAAAGCGCTGCTAATTAGCCACCTAAAACATACACTGCATTCCAAATCAAACTTtatcacatgtgccaaatacaacaagtgtagaccttacagtgaaatgtttacttacaagcccttaactcttcttgaactgctctgttggttatgaaaatatttaccaaataaactaacgTACAAAATGATAAAGagtaacacaaaataacaataacgaggctatatataggTGGTACCTGTAACGAGTCTGTGTGCGGGGGTAcagttagttgaggtcatttgtacatgtaggtaggggtgaagtgactaatACATAGATacaacagcgagtagcagcagtgttcaAAACAAATGGGGGGTGGGTCAATGTACATAGTCCGGTGACCATTtaattgttcagtagtcttatggcttggaggtagaaactgttaaggagccttttggtcctagacttggcgctccggtaccagagaaaacagtctatgacttgagtgactggagtctctgacaattttatgggctttcctctgacaccgtttcctgtagtccactgtAGCTCAGTGGTGCCACTGCCAGTGGCACCACTGGCAGTTctcggacctcctccctataggctgtctcatcgttgtcggtgattaggcctaccactgttgtgtcctcagcaaacttaatggtgtcagagttgtgtttggccacgcagtcgtgggtgaacagggagtacaagaggagACCAAGTATACACCCATGAGGGACCACAGGGTTGAGAATCAGCATGGCGGACattttgttgcctacccttaccacctaggggtagaccgtcaggatgtccaggatccagttgcagagggagatgtttagtctcGAGGTCCTTAGCCTAGTGATGAGCTTCGGGGgcaatatggtgttgaatgctgagctgtagtcaatgaacagccttctcacataggtgttccttttgtccaggtgggaaagggcagtgtttcttaggctgcgtttacacaggcagcccaattctgatattttttccactaattggtcttctgactaatcacatcagatcttttcacatcagatctttttcagagctgatctgattggtaaaaagaccaattagtgaaaaaaagatTACCTTCTGTGCCAGGCTGATCTGCCCTGTAGCTCTCAATAGAACCAGGCTGCCGTTCAGCTCAACCTTCTGACTCCGTAGCAACACCAACTCCCATAGTCACCATACACTGCTATACCGTAATGTGTTAATTGtcaaaaatgttttacatttaacCTGTGTCATTGCTATTAAAATAAACAAGGAAACAATCTAAGCACAATCATGGGCAAACACAGAGAAGGTTTGATGAGAAGATTCAATGGCTCATGAATTCAAAGAAAATACATGAAATGTGTATCAGATataaaaatgtgtttgaagtatTAATAGGAGATTTCTGATTGTGTTAAGAACACTTGAATATAATATAAATTGTAATTTGACCTCTTTTTCAGCAACTACCTGCTACAAAGAACAACACTGCCATCTTGTGGCCCATCACTATACTTCAACTGTTATCGCTGACAGAAAAAAAGATGCAGAATAACTGATCCTGATTGTTTTATTCAGATGACAAAGTCCAACCTTTTCTGCTAATATTTAACAAAAGACTCATCTGCAACCATCCAGGCAGTGAAAAACGTATTGAAGTTACACAACTTATTCTTGAGAAATTTCTGAGTACAAGTGATCTTGATCTCGTGATTGTAAACATATTCAGATTCTTTGTCTGTATGATTTggcacacacacttaaacaaaAAACAAAGGCCTCAATGGCAGGTTCTGAGTACATTGATAGATTGGTGTCCTAACACCAAATCATTACAGAAGGATAAAGATCAATTACTCCGTGTGTCATCCCCAGTTACCAGTGTAAAAACATGTGTCGTCAGCGTAGGGTACGCTGGGGCTTGAAGCAGTCCCATCCTGGCTTGGGGCTCAGGGTGTGTTCGGGAAGCAGGTACTCCTTCAGTCTGTCAGGCAAAGGCAGAGCCTTCACCCTGTCGTCCAGGGGCCAGGGCTGCAGGTGATCCCGGATGAAGGCCCTGCAGAGGCagcgcaggggggggggggtggtctcCTGCTCCACCACACGCCGATGGAGGTCCCGCAATGTCTGCGCATTGGGGTCTTGGTCTGGCATAGGCAGGTCCAGGGGCAGGGCCAGATTTGGGGAGGACACCCGGGCCAAGTCCAGGAGGACCTCAGCCTGCTCCAGGAGCTCAGCCGCCTGCTCTGCATCAGAACAGTCCAGCAGGGCCGTCTGGAGCCTCTGGAATACCAGCCTGTAGCCTGTCCAGCAGGAGGCTCCGTGGCGAGAGCAGTGGAAGGAGGCACCACTCTGCAGCAGCAGCACTGCCAGGGGAAAGAGCCGATCAAAGTGCTCCAGGCTGGTCACTGTCAGGGAGggttccccatcctcctccccgtCGGGGGTAAGGCAGCAGCTGGGGTCAGCCCCGTGGGCCAGAAGCAGCCGCGTGGCCCTCAGACAGAAGCGGCCGATCTCAGCTGCATCCTCCACAGAGCCCTCCAGAGCCTCCTTCACCAGAAAGACCAGCGAGGATACAGCCGTCTCTCCATCCAGTGTGGCAGCATGAACATCTGCACCTTAGGAGGGGAACAAACAACAAAGTTTCctaaatataaatacatttggacATGCTCTGCTGTTGatgtacaagcatttcgctacacactgtatgtgaccaataaaatttgatttgatgtttagcatttgtctttctgcccagaAGCCTACTCCAAATTAAAGCAGCAATATGTAACcttttgggcgacctgaccaaattcacatagaaatgtgtacGGTCATTCTAATTGAAAGCAAGTGTAAGAAGCGGTAGATATGTTCTCTCCGTGTGTGGTATTTCTATGCTTCCagttcttaagtttagtttttgcgtcttactttcagttttgtaaaCCATTCtctacttgcttgttttgtcacaaactgaaattaggggaACTATTCAAATTTTAGAACTAGGAAAATGCAGAGTGATTCTTGCATAGTGCATTTTTAAGGTTATTTTATAGCACAGTACCTCTCTGAAGTAGCAGCCGGATGTTTTCTGTGTTATGCACAGTGAGTCCATCACTGCTAGCTAGGGCATGTAGCAAGGGTGATTTTCCTTTGGGGACAAGATCAAAAAGGCAGTGTTGAAATACAGGATATACAGTAAATACAGGTCAAAATTTAAACTCACCATTTTTTATTACCactgttttctccccaatttcgatctGGTCTcctcgctgcaactccccaacgggctcgggagacgaaggtcgagtcatgtggCCTCCGAAATATGACCCACCAAACAGCGCCTCTTAACACCCGCCTGCTtcacccagaagccagctgcaccaatgtgtcggaggaaacacagttcaactgatgaccgaggtcagcctgcaggtgcccggcccgccacaaggagttgcttgAGCGAGTAATGTCCccctggttgtgatacagcccaggatcactgcgatgcagtgccttagaccggcGCGCGACTCGGGAGGCCCTCAACTCACCATTTTTATCTCTTGCATTCACGTCAGCACCCATGTCCAGCAGTGTGCACATACAAGGTAGTCTCTCTGCCTCTTCACTAGCGAGATCCAAGGGGCTACTTTCATGGATCTGCATAAGATACAGTACAATGTGTTACAGAGCCATAACAACACATTATGTATACAGAGCAAGAAATGTACTGCAAAAAAAGTAGTATGTTTTGCAGCTATAAGTTCTTGCTACCTGTTGTACTCACCCGATCTCGcttgttaatgtcagctccatgTCCAGCCAGCAACCTCACCATAATCGGCCTGTTCCTCAGTACAGCAATGTGCAGTGGGTTGTAATAAGAGACAGGGTCTGGGAATCAAATTATATTTAGGTCAATAAAATATAGACAAATAGTCTCCTAACATTTGAATGACAAGTCAGTCCTCTCACCCTCAAAGTTGAGATCTGCTCCATATCGTAGAAGGACTTCTGCTGCACAGACTAGTCCCCGTTCAGCAACCTTAAACAGAGCATAGCTGATCCCCTCCTCAAACACCGCTGACTGGGACTCCTTCTCCAGTAGCTCCACTAAAGACCCGCATAGACTGTCCTCATCCTCCGGGCTACGGCTCCTGTAAATCCAATAAGAAGACCAAGGTCAAATACAGATAAATACACAATAGAGGTTTCAGCTTAGTTGACACATTGCCATATCGATTGACATTGTGGAACTTGAGTGTCAGTGCAAATTACTATAGCAGTTACTTATCCCTGAACCAGACTCACAGCATCACATAAAGTACACTCACCTCTCTCCAGTGCTTGTCCCTTCCTCCAGACCAACAACACACAGCACGGCGTCCACCAGGGGCTGATACTCATATATAATCCTGCGAAAGCCATGGAGGAAAGGCATGCTCTTGGCTGATGTGCCACTCTCTGCTGCTTGCGCTAGAACACTGGACAAGTTACACCCAAATGGAATATAATTACTACCTAAACAGGCTGTTATAAGTTATTTTATTGATAGTGCTTATCTGACATTTTCAGACCGTTAAGGGTGGTCTCTGGGATTTGTATAACGTTACGCCCAAAACAAAAGTGCAGAATTATGCATAACTAGCTTTATTCTGCAAGTTGTGAGTGCAAACGTAACAATTATTGCCACATGCTAGCTAATATACCCACAAATTAATATTTGGTATGTATGTGGCTAGTTAGCTATAGTCTTTAAAGCCAACATTGAACGCTAAATACGAtttggctagctaacgttagctgtggGCATCAGCAGACGCAAGCGAGCTACTGTAACTCCAGACATGGCTAAAGTTAGTTCATCATTTGTGTTACCTggagcagaacgacagaacaAGAATTGACATGACGGCAAAACGTGCCAGCTAGCTAACAAGAATAGGTAACTAGCTATTTGGTTTTTAAATTACCCAACGAGctacctaatgttagctagctggcttaaAGCTGTAACGCGAGTTTACCTTCAAAACAGGAAGTGTACTTCTTCTTCGATGAGGTTTAACGGCGGTTGtcatccaataaatgttgcattactgccacctactagactggagcacaactcccttatactttgcttgagaaaataaataaacaaataccaTACCCTCTAACACTATCCTGCTCCACTATTTTGTATCTATTTAAGCCAACAACCTGAAAGGATTGAACACCACCCCCACCCTGTAATTATTCTGATGTCAAGTCTCGCACACCCAAATaccatccctgcagtacagttgataaccattgctataaatgcTAAAAGTGTAATCTTATTGAAACATACTGTATATCACTTGTTGGCCTAagcgccttataccacccaccactgcaacctgtatgctctagtcggctggccctcgcttcatactcgtcgccagacgcactggctccaggtcatctacaagtctatgctaggtaaagcaacgccttatctcagctcactagtcatgataacaacacccacccgtagcacacactccagcaggtatatctcactggtcatccccaaagccaacacctcttttggccacctttccttccagttctccgctgccagtgactggaacaaattgcaaaaatcgctgaagctggagacttacatttccctcactaactttaaacaacagctatctgagcagctaacagattgctgcagctgtacatagtccatctgtaaatagcccacccaatctacctacctcatccctatattgtttttatttactttgctgctcttttgcacaccaatatcactacttacacactatcatctgctcatcatcatctgctcatctatcactccagtgttaatctgctaaattgtcattgctttgctactatggcctattttttgccatacctcctcatgccatttgcacacactgtatatagactttctttttttctattgtgttattgactgtatgcttgtttattccgtgtaactctttgttgttgtttctgtcgcactgctttgctttatcttgtccaggtcgcagttgtaaatgagaacttgttctcaactagcttacctggttaaataaaaggtgggGGAAaaaatccctctgtactggtacagatctactactcacaccactcctctcaggatccctccctctgttctggtacagatctactactcacaccactcctctcaggatccctccctctgttctggtacagatctactactcacaccactcctctcaggatccctccctctgttctggtacagatctactactcacaccactcctctcaggatccctcccccttGACCCATCTTTCTCTACATATGAaaacttctgcactactctaagCCTGGAAACCTCAACCTTCTTCTCTTGCACAtgacatttctgatccccagccccGTGTGCACCCCTACAGTCAACACATGCCACTACACATTCCTTTGCCTcatgcacacttctcacacctaggaacctttatatttaactaggcaagtcagttaagaacaaaatcttactTACAATGATAGGCTTCTCAgggaacagcagcagaacaacaatgtttaccttgtcagctcagggatttgatccagcaacctttcagttactggcccaaagctctatgttacctgccacccctacctCCTACATACTCctgccacatgcccataagcttgacacctgtaacaacgTAATGTATTCGGCACAAGAGCTAACTTTAATATCCTAACATCACTTTGTCAGGCAAAGACAACATCAAAACTCAATAGAACAGACAATGACTCCTCTATATCACCTCTCACTCCACACTGTCTGCGTCGCAGTAAACGACGAACATCACAAACACCGGGAATCTTCCCCTTCAGTTGGTTAACTTTAACATTTAGTGCTACCTCAGTAATCACtcctttttaaaaattattattattattatttttaacctttatttaaccaggcaagtcagttaagaacacatttttctcCTTTCAATGGTGCCCTTTTCTTGAGAGCAAAACAATTCACATCTCTTGCCCCCATTCGTTTAACGCACAGCACCTGTTCCCtctgaccagcagaaacacaaacaattatcacaaGACCACTTCTGTTACCCTCACCAATTCCACAGCTTCCAACTCTGTtttcacccaccctgaaaccacaaatggatcagccaaaaggcaaggGTCCACTTTTTCCAAAAACTTCCCTCCTACTGTCACAGGCTCATCTTTACCCTCTTCACCACACCTACCACTTCGCCCGTATTCACGTCTTCAGCAAACTCTGCTTACACTTTGTACCATTTTTCTTTAACAAACCATCTCCCTTTTTCCCGCCATTTTTAACTGAGTCATGTTcaccctctgcctctctttttccctccactCGTCCTCCGTATCCCAAGTATACATCTCCTCATGATAATACTGAACTTCTCCTGACATACATCTTGTTCTCGCCTTCACAAGGGACACCATTCAACCGGCTGTCACAATCTCCATACAATCAGCACAAACCCCTCGGAATGTAGTGCTCAACAGTGCATCCCTCTTATAAAGCAGCTGCTTCGTCTTGATGTCCTTTTTATCCATAGCTACCGCATGTTTTTCCATTTCAAACTAGTGCAACCTTCCAACCTCCATCCATCGTCCTAGCTATTCTGATCACAGGAAGTGTACACACCCACAATGATTTTTCATATTTCCAGTTGcacgctgtgttagctaatccaagtttataattttaaaaggctaattgaacattggaaaacccttttgcaattgttagcacagctaaaaactgttctgattaaagaagcaataaaactggcattctttagactagttgagtatctggagcatcagcatttgtggatttgattacaggctcaaaatggccagaaacaaacacctttcttctgaaacttatcagtctattcatgttctgggaaattaaggctattccatgtgaaacATTGTCaataaactgaagatcttgtacaatgctgtgtactactcccttcacagaacagcacaaactgtctcaaaccagaatagaaggaggagtggaggtcctggtgcaaaactgagcaagagaacaagtactttagtgtctagtttgagaaacagacgcctcacaagtcctcaactggcagcttcatta containing:
- the asb6 gene encoding ankyrin repeat and SOCS box protein 6 isoform X2 — encoded protein: MPFLHGFRRIIYEYQPLVDAVLCVVGLEEGTSTGERSRSPEDEDSLCGSLVELLEKESQSAVFEEGISYALFKVAERGLVCAAEVLLRYGADLNFEDPVSYYNPLHIAVLRNRPIMVRLLAGHGADINKRDRIHESSPLDLASEEAERLPCMCTLLDMGADVNARDKNGKSPLLHALASSDGLTVHNTENIRLLLQRGADVHAATLDGETAVSSLVFLVKEALEGSVEDAAEIGRFCLRATRLLLAHGADPSCCLTPDGEEDGEPSLTVTSLEHFDRLFPLAVLLLQSGASFHCSRHGASCWTGYRLVFQRLQTALLDCSDAEQAAELLEQAEVLLDLARVSSPNLALPLDLPMPDQDPNAQTLRDLHRRVVEQETTPPPLRCLCRAFIRDHLQPWPLDDRVKALPLPDRLKEYLLPEHTLSPKPGWDCFKPQRTLR
- the asb6 gene encoding ankyrin repeat and SOCS box protein 6 isoform X1 translates to MSILVLSFCSSVLAQAAESGTSAKSMPFLHGFRRIIYEYQPLVDAVLCVVGLEEGTSTGERSRSPEDEDSLCGSLVELLEKESQSAVFEEGISYALFKVAERGLVCAAEVLLRYGADLNFEDPVSYYNPLHIAVLRNRPIMVRLLAGHGADINKRDRIHESSPLDLASEEAERLPCMCTLLDMGADVNARDKNGKSPLLHALASSDGLTVHNTENIRLLLQRGADVHAATLDGETAVSSLVFLVKEALEGSVEDAAEIGRFCLRATRLLLAHGADPSCCLTPDGEEDGEPSLTVTSLEHFDRLFPLAVLLLQSGASFHCSRHGASCWTGYRLVFQRLQTALLDCSDAEQAAELLEQAEVLLDLARVSSPNLALPLDLPMPDQDPNAQTLRDLHRRVVEQETTPPPLRCLCRAFIRDHLQPWPLDDRVKALPLPDRLKEYLLPEHTLSPKPGWDCFKPQRTLR